A single Calidifontibacter indicus DNA region contains:
- a CDS encoding alpha/beta fold hydrolase — protein MSQHWGIRALSATTVLSLVATLAACDNEPKVETNNSTSTSAAANGPDGKTGTPVGQLAPDGVDLSKFTGQQVQWSKDTCTSDVKELRSFSLRDLAAINARTECAKVKAPKDYSDPGKGEIDVMVTRTAPSKTPAEQRVLMTNPGGPGAPSGAFSVITVALSPLGTSHTVIGVDPRGVGGGTRVTCKSYGVRGVNDYRDLSDSDISKLQRAAKKTVDDCVSANGDLLPYITTANTARDHELVRQLVKTDKVDYYGVSAGTWLGAYYSTLFPNHVGRFVLDSNTEFTGSFQDSFGTQPMSFQRRFADQLLPWLARQNSTYDLGTTKDDVGKTYEDIRKAAGEGKLGQFEPIILDNIVAHTLYSDRGFESSGALLALLKRAMNGDSQALATAEGAAGGGGSQQELDDSRNQNTVFMAIRCNDTSWDKDPNSYVKTVKENGPKYPLVGYYDVANECAYWPYKAQDMKVDTSKAPQMLLVQTEDDPATAYEGGLKAHKASTNTRFLSVDDQGNHGAVLGGGNLCVEQQAYGFLQTGKLMDKDAVCPGVALPKDGQVHSVGFTPEGDKLAMPVDPTPQWKKALLAVLGAILDELMTPKNTTPRD, from the coding sequence ATGTCGCAACACTGGGGAATTCGGGCGCTCTCGGCGACCACCGTCCTGTCGCTCGTCGCCACCTTGGCGGCATGCGACAACGAACCGAAGGTGGAGACGAACAACTCCACGTCGACGTCGGCCGCGGCCAACGGGCCGGACGGCAAGACCGGCACACCCGTCGGGCAGCTGGCTCCCGACGGCGTCGACCTGTCGAAGTTCACCGGGCAGCAGGTGCAGTGGAGCAAGGACACCTGCACCAGTGACGTGAAGGAACTGCGCTCGTTCAGCCTGCGCGACCTCGCCGCGATCAACGCTCGCACCGAGTGCGCGAAGGTCAAGGCGCCCAAGGACTATTCCGACCCGGGCAAGGGCGAGATCGACGTCATGGTCACCCGCACCGCCCCGTCCAAGACTCCCGCCGAACAGCGCGTGCTGATGACGAATCCCGGTGGCCCGGGTGCGCCGTCCGGTGCGTTCTCGGTGATCACCGTGGCGCTCTCCCCGCTCGGCACCAGCCACACCGTGATCGGCGTCGACCCGCGCGGCGTGGGCGGCGGCACCCGCGTGACCTGCAAGTCGTACGGCGTGCGCGGCGTCAACGACTACCGCGATCTGTCCGACAGCGACATCTCCAAGCTGCAGCGTGCGGCGAAGAAGACCGTCGACGACTGCGTCTCGGCCAACGGCGACCTGCTGCCCTACATCACCACCGCCAACACCGCGCGCGACCACGAGCTGGTGCGTCAGCTGGTCAAGACCGACAAGGTCGACTACTACGGCGTGAGCGCCGGCACCTGGCTCGGCGCTTACTACTCGACGCTCTTCCCCAACCACGTCGGCCGGTTCGTGCTCGACAGCAACACCGAGTTCACCGGGTCGTTCCAGGACAGCTTCGGCACCCAGCCGATGTCGTTCCAGCGCCGGTTCGCCGACCAGCTGCTGCCGTGGCTGGCCCGCCAGAACTCCACCTACGACCTGGGCACCACCAAGGACGACGTCGGCAAGACGTACGAGGACATCCGCAAGGCCGCCGGTGAGGGCAAGCTCGGTCAGTTCGAGCCGATCATCCTCGACAACATCGTCGCCCACACGCTCTACAGCGACCGCGGTTTCGAGAGCTCCGGCGCCCTGCTCGCGCTGCTGAAGCGGGCGATGAACGGCGACTCCCAGGCGCTCGCGACCGCCGAGGGCGCGGCCGGTGGCGGCGGGTCGCAGCAGGAGCTCGACGACTCCCGCAACCAGAACACCGTGTTCATGGCGATCCGCTGCAACGACACTTCGTGGGACAAGGACCCCAACTCCTACGTGAAGACCGTCAAGGAGAACGGCCCGAAGTACCCGCTGGTCGGCTACTACGACGTCGCGAACGAGTGCGCGTACTGGCCCTACAAGGCGCAGGACATGAAGGTCGACACCTCCAAGGCGCCGCAGATGCTGCTGGTGCAGACCGAGGACGACCCGGCCACCGCGTACGAGGGCGGGCTCAAGGCGCACAAGGCGTCGACCAACACCCGCTTCCTGTCGGTCGACGACCAGGGCAACCACGGCGCGGTGCTCGGCGGCGGCAACCTGTGCGTCGAGCAGCAGGCCTACGGATTCCTGCAGACCGGCAAGCTGATGGACAAGGACGCCGTCTGCCCGGGTGTGGCGCTGCCGAAGGACGGCCAGGTGCATTCCGTCGGGTTCACCCCCGAGGGCGACAAGCTCGCGATGCCGGTCGACCCGACGCCGCAGTGGAAGAAGGCGCTGCTCGCGGTGCTGGGCGCGATCCTCGACGAGTTGATGACGCCGAAGAACACCACGCCGCGCGACTGA
- the galE gene encoding UDP-glucose 4-epimerase GalE has product MHVLVAGGAGFIGSHTVVQLKNAGHDVTIVDDFDNSKATAVARVEALTDSHIPLHVFDLCDPDKTEALFAAERFDAVIHFAGHKAVGESVQEPLKYYKNNLDSTFSLLRAMATHGVHRLVFSSSATVYGDESPQPSQETYRPLQSSNPYGWTKVMNEQIIGDVARADGFKVALLRYFNPVGAHASGTIGEDPQGIPNNLMPFISQVAVGRRDKLTVFGDDYDTADGTCERDYIHVEDLAAGHLAALEHIDEMVEPVRAFNLGTGVPTSVLGMIKAFETATGVPIPYEVGPRRAGDLPVTFADPSRARDELGWQTTKSIEDMCADTWRWQSANPQGYPG; this is encoded by the coding sequence ATGCATGTCCTCGTCGCCGGTGGTGCCGGCTTCATCGGTTCGCACACGGTCGTCCAGCTGAAGAACGCCGGGCACGACGTCACGATCGTCGACGATTTCGACAACAGCAAGGCCACGGCGGTCGCGCGGGTCGAGGCGTTGACCGACTCGCACATCCCGCTGCACGTGTTCGATCTGTGTGATCCCGACAAGACCGAGGCGCTCTTCGCCGCCGAGCGGTTCGACGCCGTCATCCACTTCGCCGGCCACAAGGCGGTCGGCGAGAGCGTGCAGGAACCGCTGAAGTACTACAAGAACAACCTCGACAGCACGTTCAGCCTGCTGCGCGCGATGGCGACGCACGGCGTCCACCGGTTGGTGTTCTCCTCCTCGGCGACCGTGTACGGCGACGAGTCGCCGCAGCCCTCCCAGGAGACCTACCGTCCGCTGCAGTCGTCGAACCCGTACGGCTGGACGAAGGTGATGAACGAGCAGATCATCGGCGACGTCGCTCGCGCGGACGGTTTCAAGGTGGCACTGCTGCGCTATTTCAACCCGGTGGGGGCGCACGCTTCGGGCACCATCGGCGAAGACCCGCAGGGCATCCCGAACAACCTCATGCCGTTCATCTCCCAGGTGGCCGTCGGACGCCGCGACAAGCTGACCGTGTTCGGCGACGACTACGACACCGCCGACGGCACCTGCGAGCGCGACTACATCCACGTCGAAGACCTGGCCGCCGGCCACCTCGCGGCGCTGGAGCACATCGACGAGATGGTCGAACCGGTGCGCGCGTTCAACCTCGGCACCGGCGTGCCGACCTCCGTGCTCGGCATGATCAAGGCCTTCGAGACGGCGACGGGCGTGCCGATCCCCTACGAGGTCGGCCCGCGTCGAGCCGGTGACCTGCCCGTCACCTTCGCCGACCCGTCCCGCGCCCGCGACGAACTCGGTTGGCAGACAACGAAGTCGATCGAGGACATGTGCGCCGACACCTGGCGCTGGCAGTCGGCGAACCCGCAGGGTTACCCCGGCTGA
- a CDS encoding ribbon-helix-helix protein produces the protein MAATTTIKLSPSTRDRINARARERGMTPGALVEALLDADDRERRFETVRLAYSQLAADDHASQTAEWDATNLDGLDNA, from the coding sequence ATGGCCGCCACAACCACGATCAAGCTCAGCCCGAGCACCCGCGACCGCATCAACGCGCGGGCCCGCGAGCGTGGGATGACCCCGGGCGCCCTCGTCGAAGCGCTTCTCGACGCCGACGATCGGGAGCGCCGGTTCGAGACGGTGCGCTTGGCGTACAGCCAACTCGCCGCCGACGACCACGCGTCGCAGACGGCCGAATGGGACGCCACCAACCTCGACGGGCTGGACAATGCCTGA
- the argS gene encoding arginine--tRNA ligase, with protein MVDPVVALTEHVQQAMAAGLGAEFAQADPVIRPANKKQTDADLQVNAAMALAKKAGRKPREVAQAIVDHLDAPDLVESVEIAGPGFLNVTLKSQWIAAAAASMIGDPSLGMTAPQQETIVIDYSSPNAAKEMHVAHLRTTVVGDSLARTMEFLGHKVIRQNHLGDWGTAFGMLVEHLLEVGEGSDEAKLLLTDPNAFYRAARAKFDASDKGEVDSDFATRARARVATLQGGDPESLRLWREILELTKGYLRRVYDELDITLTDDDIAGESSYNDELAEVCQTMEEKGLAVMSDGALCVFQDEFTGRDDKPVPLIIRKSDGGYGYATTDLATIRRRSLQMHADRALYVVGAPQNLHFRMVWAAADKAGWIKGTEPIHVQIGNVVGTDGKILKTRSGDLVSLQSLVDAALERAATVVAESRPELDEQTRATIAHQVGVAAIKYADLSVSHDSGYTFDLDRMVAFQGNTGPYLQYATARIRSILGKADAADPRGPIVLTEPAERELALKALEFGAVVNQVGETLEPHKLAAYLFELATAFTSFYEACPVLKADDPAVRDSRLALCRLTLEVLTRGLSLLGIEAPEQM; from the coding sequence ATGGTGGATCCCGTTGTCGCATTGACCGAACACGTCCAGCAGGCCATGGCGGCCGGGCTGGGCGCCGAGTTCGCGCAGGCAGACCCGGTGATCCGTCCGGCCAACAAGAAGCAGACGGACGCCGATCTTCAGGTCAACGCCGCGATGGCGCTGGCGAAGAAGGCCGGCCGCAAGCCGCGCGAGGTGGCGCAGGCGATCGTCGACCACCTCGACGCGCCCGACCTCGTCGAGTCGGTCGAGATCGCCGGCCCGGGCTTCCTCAACGTGACGCTGAAGTCGCAGTGGATCGCCGCCGCCGCGGCGTCGATGATCGGCGACCCGTCGTTGGGCATGACTGCGCCGCAACAGGAAACGATCGTCATCGACTACTCCTCGCCGAACGCCGCGAAGGAGATGCACGTCGCCCACCTGCGCACCACGGTTGTCGGCGACTCCCTCGCCCGCACGATGGAGTTCCTCGGGCACAAGGTCATCCGGCAGAACCACCTGGGCGACTGGGGCACCGCGTTCGGCATGCTCGTCGAGCACCTGCTCGAGGTGGGCGAGGGCAGCGACGAGGCGAAGCTGCTGCTCACCGACCCGAACGCGTTCTACCGGGCCGCGCGGGCGAAGTTCGACGCGTCCGACAAGGGCGAGGTCGACAGCGATTTCGCCACTCGGGCACGTGCCCGCGTCGCGACCCTGCAGGGCGGCGACCCCGAGAGCCTGCGGCTGTGGCGGGAGATCCTCGAGCTGACCAAGGGCTACCTGCGCCGCGTCTACGACGAACTCGACATCACGCTCACCGACGACGACATCGCCGGGGAGTCGTCGTACAACGACGAGCTCGCCGAGGTGTGCCAGACCATGGAGGAAAAGGGCCTCGCGGTGATGAGCGACGGTGCGCTGTGCGTCTTCCAGGACGAGTTCACCGGACGCGACGACAAGCCGGTGCCGCTGATCATCCGCAAGTCGGACGGCGGTTACGGCTACGCCACCACCGACCTGGCCACGATCCGACGGCGCTCGCTGCAGATGCACGCCGACCGGGCGCTCTACGTCGTCGGGGCCCCGCAGAACCTCCACTTCCGGATGGTGTGGGCCGCCGCCGACAAGGCGGGCTGGATCAAGGGCACCGAGCCGATCCACGTGCAGATCGGCAATGTCGTCGGCACCGACGGCAAGATCCTCAAGACCCGTTCGGGCGACCTCGTGTCGTTGCAGTCGCTGGTCGACGCCGCGCTGGAGCGGGCGGCGACAGTGGTTGCCGAGTCGCGTCCGGAGCTGGACGAGCAGACCCGCGCCACCATCGCCCACCAGGTCGGGGTCGCCGCGATCAAGTACGCCGACCTGTCGGTCAGCCACGACTCCGGCTACACCTTCGACCTCGACCGGATGGTCGCCTTCCAGGGCAACACCGGGCCCTACCTGCAGTACGCGACGGCCCGCATCCGGTCGATCCTGGGCAAGGCCGACGCCGCCGACCCGCGCGGACCGATCGTGCTCACCGAGCCGGCCGAGCGCGAACTCGCGCTCAAGGCACTCGAATTCGGCGCAGTCGTCAACCAGGTGGGCGAGACCCTCGAGCCGCACAAGCTCGCCGCGTACCTCTTCGAGTTGGCCACCGCGTTCACCAGCTTCTACGAGGCCTGCCCGGTGCTCAAGGCCGACGACCCCGCGGTGCGCGACTCGCGTCTCGCGCTGTGCCGGCTGACGCTTGAGGTGCTCACCCGCGGGCTGTCGTTGCTGGGCATCGAGGCGCCCGAGCAGATGTAG
- a CDS encoding DivIVA domain-containing protein — MISVPWTQDHVTTVRKARLSKQRGGYQCDDVDRYLEHAVALMRAGREVPAAPVTGLRRSTWREGYSTDAVEALFSHIAGWQADLLADTGSQATTTGVLAPKRMYWTPQQLDWVRESNFRPARGKRGYAEDEVDSFLDTVLIAMTKGEELPDIDTVRFFPPRVGRTGYEALAVDKFLDDLKRLRPILR, encoded by the coding sequence GTGATTTCGGTGCCGTGGACCCAGGACCATGTCACGACCGTGCGCAAGGCGCGGTTGTCGAAGCAGCGTGGCGGCTACCAGTGCGACGACGTCGACCGCTATCTGGAGCACGCCGTCGCCCTGATGCGGGCCGGGCGCGAGGTGCCGGCCGCCCCCGTCACCGGTCTGCGCCGCTCGACCTGGCGTGAGGGCTACTCGACGGACGCCGTCGAAGCACTGTTCTCGCACATCGCCGGCTGGCAGGCCGACCTGCTCGCAGACACCGGCAGCCAGGCGACGACGACCGGGGTGCTCGCGCCGAAGCGGATGTACTGGACTCCGCAACAACTGGATTGGGTGCGCGAGTCGAACTTCCGCCCCGCCCGGGGCAAGCGCGGCTACGCCGAGGACGAGGTCGACAGCTTCCTCGACACCGTGCTCATCGCGATGACCAAGGGTGAGGAACTGCCCGACATCGACACCGTGCGGTTCTTCCCACCGCGCGTCGGCCGCACGGGGTACGAGGCGCTCGCGGTCGACAAGTTCCTCGACGACCTGAAGCGGCTGCGTCCGATCCTGCGTTAG
- a CDS encoding Pls/PosA family non-ribosomal peptide synthetase, translated as MTLLRGDLAPSPRTLVDILTETAQECPDAAAIDNGRVVLTYSELHDQVTELAETLAEAGIGRGDRVGVRIKSGTTDLYVAILGIISAGAAYVPVDADDPDERARTVFGEADVAGVLGDDLALELLAAQGRSPRGLEEPTVDDDAWIIFTSGSTGKPKGVAVTHRNAAAFVDAESRMFLQGDPIGPDDRVMAGLSVAFDASCEEMWLAWRYGACLVPAPRSLVKSGMDLGPWLVANDITVVSTVPTLLALWPSEALAKVRLLILGGEACPPELGTRYATATREIWNTYGPTEATVVACGAQLTGEGPVRIGLPLDGWDLEVVDTDANPVAEGETGELIIGGVGLARYLDPEKDAEKYAPMPTLGWERAYRSGDHVVKDSAGLLFAGRADDQIKLGGRRIELGEIDAALTALPGVAGGASAIRATSTGNKILVGYLTTQPDFDLSTAMEQLRAELPATMVPRLAEVDTLPTRTSGKIDRDALPWPVPTLRPAGQQAEELDGTVKLVADLWLEVMGVVVASPKDDFFEAGGGSLTAAQLVSRLRETHPEVTVADIYDYPTVGALAAQLDSMSAPANLRERTVPPTPLKAQLGQHVGLLGTRALAGLRWVAWLLLGTKLTASVVDRDLPTAPWWLIIVTGLVMLTPPGRILLATGLIRLTMSGIGPGNYPRGGKVHMRLWLAEKIADESGATQLSSAPWMRTYARLLGAKIGKDADMHTIPPVTGLLHVGANASIEPEVDLSGHWLDGDRLHIGEVHIMRGARVGTRSTLTPGAIVGRGSEVAPGSGVFGRIPDDEFWSGAPATEVAKIKTREIERPPHRPVFTFAYGALAWLIAALPVIATAAAVYVGALVLGDRSAWAMAVPMVVAGGVVGMLVLTLLIWLLARILQAGLTEGEHPVHSGQALRAWGTLRLMDEARGWLFPLYSSALTPAWLRSLGATIGKDVEASTVLMIPKLVTVGEASFLADDTLVGPYELHDGRLVVGRTKVGKRAFLGNSGMAAPGRKVPKRGLVAVLSAAPAKAMKAKSGTSWLGSPPVKLRRESSKTDDSRTFRPARKLRVARALVELCRVVPVLLGFGLCVAVAALLLEIQRRWGVWAIFVLVGPVLMVGGAIASGLATASKWLLVGRIKRGEHPLWSSFVWRNELADTFVEMLAAPWLARSASGTQVLNLWLRSMGAKIGRGVWCETYWLPEADLIDLRDGATVGRGCVVQTHLFHDRVLSMDTVTLKDGATLGPHSVILPAASLGRSATVGPVSLVMRGESVPDKTRWLGNPIGPWVED; from the coding sequence GTGACCTTGCTGCGTGGCGACCTCGCACCGTCGCCCCGAACCCTCGTCGACATCCTCACCGAGACGGCGCAGGAGTGTCCGGACGCCGCGGCCATCGACAACGGCCGCGTGGTGCTGACCTACTCCGAGCTGCACGATCAGGTCACCGAGCTCGCCGAAACCCTCGCCGAGGCGGGCATCGGACGCGGCGACCGGGTGGGCGTGCGCATCAAGTCGGGCACCACCGACCTCTACGTCGCGATCCTCGGCATCATCTCGGCCGGCGCGGCCTACGTGCCGGTCGACGCCGACGACCCCGACGAGCGGGCGCGCACGGTGTTCGGCGAGGCCGACGTGGCGGGCGTCCTCGGTGATGACTTGGCGCTGGAACTGCTCGCGGCGCAAGGGCGTTCGCCGCGCGGGCTGGAAGAACCGACGGTCGACGACGACGCCTGGATCATCTTCACCTCGGGATCGACCGGTAAGCCGAAGGGCGTGGCGGTCACCCACCGCAACGCGGCCGCGTTCGTCGACGCCGAGTCGCGGATGTTCCTGCAGGGCGACCCGATCGGCCCCGACGACCGGGTGATGGCGGGCCTGTCTGTCGCGTTCGACGCGTCGTGCGAGGAGATGTGGCTGGCCTGGCGCTACGGCGCCTGCCTCGTGCCCGCGCCGCGTTCGCTGGTGAAGTCGGGCATGGACCTCGGCCCGTGGCTGGTCGCCAACGACATCACGGTCGTCTCGACCGTTCCGACGCTGCTGGCGCTGTGGCCGAGCGAGGCGTTGGCGAAGGTGCGCCTGCTGATCCTCGGCGGTGAGGCCTGCCCGCCCGAGCTCGGCACCCGGTATGCCACCGCCACCCGCGAGATCTGGAACACCTACGGCCCCACCGAGGCCACGGTTGTCGCGTGCGGCGCGCAGTTGACCGGCGAGGGACCGGTGCGCATCGGTCTGCCGCTCGACGGCTGGGACCTCGAGGTCGTCGACACCGACGCAAACCCGGTCGCCGAGGGCGAGACCGGCGAGCTGATCATCGGCGGCGTCGGCCTGGCCCGTTACCTCGACCCGGAGAAGGACGCCGAGAAGTACGCCCCGATGCCGACGCTCGGCTGGGAGCGCGCCTACCGCTCGGGCGACCACGTCGTGAAGGACTCCGCCGGCCTGCTGTTCGCCGGCCGGGCCGACGACCAGATCAAACTCGGCGGACGCCGCATCGAACTGGGCGAGATCGACGCCGCCCTGACGGCCCTGCCGGGCGTCGCCGGCGGAGCGTCCGCGATCAGGGCCACCAGCACCGGCAACAAGATCCTCGTCGGTTACCTGACCACCCAGCCCGACTTCGACCTGTCGACGGCGATGGAGCAACTGCGCGCCGAACTCCCGGCCACGATGGTGCCGCGCCTCGCCGAGGTCGACACGCTGCCCACCCGCACCAGCGGCAAGATCGACCGCGACGCACTCCCTTGGCCGGTGCCGACCCTGCGTCCGGCCGGCCAGCAGGCCGAGGAACTCGACGGCACCGTGAAACTCGTCGCGGATCTGTGGCTCGAAGTGATGGGTGTCGTCGTCGCCTCCCCGAAGGACGACTTCTTCGAGGCGGGCGGTGGCAGCCTCACCGCGGCCCAGCTCGTGTCGCGGCTGCGCGAGACCCACCCCGAGGTCACCGTCGCCGACATCTACGACTACCCGACGGTGGGCGCCCTTGCCGCGCAACTTGATTCGATGTCTGCGCCGGCGAACTTGCGGGAGCGCACCGTCCCACCCACGCCGCTCAAGGCCCAGCTCGGCCAGCACGTCGGACTGCTCGGCACCCGCGCCCTCGCCGGTCTGCGGTGGGTGGCCTGGCTGCTGCTCGGCACCAAGCTGACCGCGTCCGTCGTCGACCGCGACCTGCCCACCGCGCCGTGGTGGCTGATCATCGTCACCGGCCTCGTGATGCTCACGCCGCCCGGACGAATCCTGCTGGCAACAGGCCTGATTCGGCTCACGATGAGCGGCATCGGCCCGGGCAACTACCCGCGCGGCGGCAAGGTGCACATGCGGCTGTGGTTGGCCGAGAAGATCGCCGACGAGTCGGGCGCGACGCAGTTGTCGAGCGCGCCGTGGATGCGCACCTACGCCCGGTTGCTCGGCGCGAAGATCGGCAAGGACGCCGACATGCACACCATCCCGCCGGTCACCGGCCTGCTGCACGTGGGTGCGAACGCGTCGATCGAACCCGAGGTCGACCTCTCCGGTCACTGGCTCGACGGCGACCGACTGCACATCGGCGAGGTGCACATCATGCGCGGCGCCCGCGTCGGCACCCGCTCGACGCTGACGCCCGGCGCGATCGTCGGCCGCGGCAGCGAGGTCGCGCCCGGCTCCGGCGTGTTCGGTCGCATCCCCGACGACGAGTTCTGGAGCGGCGCGCCCGCCACCGAGGTCGCGAAGATCAAGACGCGCGAGATCGAGCGCCCGCCGCACCGTCCGGTCTTCACCTTCGCCTACGGCGCACTGGCGTGGCTCATCGCGGCCCTGCCCGTGATCGCCACTGCCGCAGCCGTTTACGTCGGCGCTCTGGTGCTCGGCGACCGGTCGGCGTGGGCCATGGCGGTGCCGATGGTCGTGGCCGGCGGCGTGGTCGGGATGCTCGTGCTCACCCTGCTCATCTGGCTGCTCGCGCGGATCCTGCAGGCCGGGCTGACCGAGGGCGAGCACCCCGTGCACAGCGGCCAGGCCCTGCGCGCGTGGGGCACGCTGCGACTGATGGACGAGGCCCGCGGCTGGCTCTTCCCGCTCTACTCCAGCGCGCTCACCCCCGCCTGGTTGCGGTCGCTCGGCGCGACGATCGGCAAGGACGTCGAGGCGTCGACCGTGCTGATGATCCCCAAGCTCGTCACCGTGGGAGAGGCGTCGTTCCTCGCCGACGACACCCTCGTCGGGCCCTACGAACTGCACGACGGACGCCTCGTCGTCGGCCGCACCAAGGTCGGCAAGCGCGCCTTCCTCGGCAACTCCGGCATGGCCGCCCCGGGCCGCAAGGTGCCCAAGCGCGGCCTCGTCGCCGTGCTCTCGGCGGCGCCGGCCAAGGCGATGAAGGCGAAATCGGGCACCTCCTGGCTGGGCAGCCCGCCGGTGAAGCTGCGCCGCGAGTCGAGCAAGACCGACGACAGCCGCACCTTCCGCCCGGCCCGCAAGCTGCGCGTCGCCCGCGCCCTGGTGGAGCTGTGTCGCGTCGTGCCGGTGCTGCTCGGCTTCGGGCTGTGCGTCGCGGTGGCGGCCCTGCTGCTGGAGATCCAACGCCGATGGGGCGTCTGGGCGATCTTCGTGCTCGTCGGGCCGGTACTCATGGTCGGCGGCGCGATCGCGTCGGGCCTGGCGACCGCGTCCAAGTGGTTGCTGGTCGGGCGCATCAAGCGCGGCGAGCACCCGCTGTGGAGCTCGTTCGTGTGGCGCAACGAGTTGGCCGACACCTTCGTCGAGATGCTGGCCGCACCCTGGTTGGCCCGCTCCGCGTCGGGCACCCAGGTGCTCAACCTGTGGCTGCGTTCGATGGGCGCCAAGATCGGGCGCGGCGTGTGGTGCGAGACCTACTGGCTGCCCGAGGCCGACCTCATCGACCTGCGCGACGGCGCCACGGTCGGCCGCGGGTGCGTGGTGCAGACCCACCTCTTCCACGACCGGGTGCTGTCGATGGACACCGTGACGCTCAAGGACGGCGCCACCCTCGGCCCACACAGCGTCATCCTGCCCGCCGCCAGCTTGGGTCGGTCGGCTACCGTCGGCCCGGTGTCATTGGTGATGAGAGGCGAATCGGTTCCGGACAAGACGCGCTGGTTGGGCAACCCGATCGGCCCGTGGGTGGAGGACTGA
- a CDS encoding M1 family metallopeptidase — MSTNGKNGSKNLTDPYLPGHGDSSYEVTHYDLDLDYAIENNNLSGKATLHVRALKKTDELVVDLHALKVVKISGLKVSRYTHRDSRLRLKLAKELGKGDEAKLTIAYRGVPTTVKDKVGDAGWEELTDGAIVAAQPGGAPSWFPCNDRASNKATYTINVATHPDYLVVCNGVRTASRRRAGRVVWTYQVFEPMAPYLATVQIGRYVEVPLAANVPMSAAVPPARRAAFERAFADQPAMFDFFVRTFGPYPFPVYRVVITDDSLEIPLEAQSLSIFGSNFLNRGWDAQRLIAHELSHQWFGNAVTMSTLKDIWLHEGFACYAEWLWSQESGGPSTDERAREHYDGLARKPQDLLLGDPGQDDVFDDRVYKRGAMTLHAIRRYIGDVEFFKLLPAWVAAYTGRNVTTADFAAFALQQTGHSIDELLDAWVYAPQLPAFPG, encoded by the coding sequence GTGAGTACGAACGGCAAGAACGGTTCGAAGAACCTCACCGACCCCTACCTGCCCGGACACGGCGACAGCTCCTACGAGGTCACCCACTACGACCTCGACCTCGACTACGCGATCGAGAACAACAACCTCTCCGGCAAGGCGACCCTGCACGTCCGCGCGCTGAAGAAGACCGACGAACTCGTGGTCGACCTGCACGCACTGAAGGTCGTGAAGATCTCCGGCCTGAAGGTGTCGCGTTACACCCACCGCGACTCGCGGCTGCGGTTGAAGCTGGCCAAGGAGCTCGGCAAGGGCGACGAGGCGAAGCTGACGATCGCCTACCGCGGGGTGCCGACGACGGTGAAGGACAAGGTCGGAGACGCCGGCTGGGAGGAGCTCACCGACGGCGCGATCGTCGCGGCGCAGCCCGGCGGCGCCCCGAGCTGGTTCCCGTGCAACGACCGCGCCTCCAACAAGGCCACCTACACGATCAACGTCGCGACCCACCCCGACTACCTCGTGGTGTGCAACGGGGTGCGCACCGCCTCCCGCCGCCGCGCCGGACGCGTGGTGTGGACCTACCAGGTGTTCGAGCCGATGGCCCCTTACCTGGCCACCGTCCAGATCGGGCGGTACGTCGAGGTGCCGCTGGCCGCGAACGTCCCGATGAGTGCCGCGGTGCCGCCGGCCCGGCGGGCCGCCTTCGAGCGGGCGTTCGCCGACCAGCCGGCGATGTTCGACTTCTTCGTGCGCACCTTCGGGCCCTACCCCTTCCCGGTCTACCGGGTCGTGATCACCGACGATTCGCTGGAGATCCCGCTCGAGGCGCAGTCGCTGTCGATCTTCGGGTCGAACTTCCTCAACCGCGGCTGGGACGCGCAGCGCCTCATCGCCCACGAACTGTCGCACCAGTGGTTCGGCAACGCGGTCACGATGTCGACGCTGAAGGACATCTGGTTGCACGAGGGCTTCGCGTGCTACGCCGAGTGGCTGTGGTCGCAGGAGTCGGGCGGCCCCTCCACCGACGAGCGTGCCCGCGAGCACTACGACGGCCTCGCCCGCAAGCCGCAGGACCTCCTGCTCGGCGACCCCGGTCAGGACGACGTCTTCGACGACCGCGTCTACAAGCGCGGCGCGATGACCCTGCACGCGATCCGGCGGTACATCGGCGACGTGGAGTTCTTCAAGCTGCTGCCGGCCTGGGTGGCCGCCTACACGGGGCGCAACGTGACGACGGCCGACTTCGCGGCATTCGCCCTGCAGCAGACGGGGCACTCGATCGACGAGCTGTTGGACGCGTGGGTGTATGCGCCGCAGCTGCCCGCCTTCCCCGGCTGA
- a CDS encoding type II toxin-antitoxin system PemK/MazF family toxin: MPDLACGEVVWVNLNPVVGSEQAGHRPALVIASDDYLASVPNIVVVLPVTTRDRALPNHVRLSGDVGIEQTSFAMTEQPRTIDRRRITKRVGTVDDATMIDVRRWLADFLDIGH, translated from the coding sequence ATGCCTGACCTCGCATGTGGCGAGGTCGTGTGGGTGAATCTCAACCCGGTCGTCGGATCGGAGCAGGCCGGCCATCGACCGGCCCTGGTCATCGCGAGCGACGACTACCTGGCGAGCGTGCCCAACATCGTCGTGGTGCTGCCGGTCACGACCCGCGACCGAGCACTTCCCAACCACGTGCGACTCAGCGGCGACGTGGGCATTGAGCAGACGTCCTTCGCCATGACCGAGCAACCCCGCACGATCGACCGACGGCGCATCACCAAACGGGTCGGCACCGTCGACGACGCGACGATGATCGACGTGCGCCGCTGGCTGGCCGACTTCCTCGACATCGGCCACTGA